One Primulina huaijiensis isolate GDHJ02 chromosome 5, ASM1229523v2, whole genome shotgun sequence DNA segment encodes these proteins:
- the LOC140977731 gene encoding uncharacterized protein — protein sequence LGQVYSPFYPCIFLKPPKHHHRFTINTPAATSFLPSFPSNLTLSSSANHFQELALSQENLEESFNKGVVTALYDALKCRDAGKIHEILAADLEWWFHGPPSHQFLMRVLTGDKESHFSFVPHSISAFGHIVLAEGFDQSRSIAWVHAWTVTDGIITQVREYFNTSLTVTRIGKSEQSGFGIASLHCPSVWESSLPDLVGKSVPGLVLAI from the coding sequence CTCGGGCAAGTGTATTCTCCATTTTACCCTTGTATCTTTTTAAAACCACCAAAACACCACCACCGATTCACTATAAATACCCCCGCCGCAACCTCATTTCTCCCATCATTTCCGAGCAATTTAACTCTCTCTTCTTCTGCTAACCATTTTCAGGAACTGGCTTTATCTCAGGAAAATCTGGAGGAATCCTTCAACAAAGGGGTGGTGACCGCCCTGTATGACGCCTTAAAGTGCCGCGACGCCGGAAAAATCCACGAAATCCTCGCCGCTGATCTCGAGTGGTGGTTCCATGGTCCACCGTCTCACCAGTTTTTGATGCGCGTGCTCACCGGAGATAAGGAATCTCACTTCAGCTTCGTCCCCCACAGCATCTCAGCCTTTGGCCACATTGTACTCGCCGAAGGATTCGACCAGTCCCGATCAATCGCCTGGGTCCACGCCTGGACGGTCACTGATGGGATAATCACCCAGGTTAGGGAGTACTTCAACACATCCCTCACCGTTACGCGTATCGGAAAATCTGAACAGTCCGGTTTCGGCATTGCTTCCCTTCACTGCCCTTCCGTTTGGGAGAGTAGCCTTCCTGATCTTGTCGGGAAATCCGTGCCGGGGCTCGTGCTTGCTATCTGA